AGCTCCGCACTCCGTCCGGCTATCTCGGGGTTTAAGGAGAGATGGAGAATCTTCTCGATTCATGTGGGAAAGTGTATGGATCCCGGCGGAAGATCATTACGTTCGAACAGAGATGCCACAACACCGAGCCGATATGATAGTTGATGGGTGTTCTGGGTATCCAGATGGACATGTTAACGTGCTGAAGGTGAAACCATGGCTTTCAGCAATGCTCGCTCTGAAGAAACCTGATGACACACCTGATGACCTATAGGTATGCGCCTTAAAGACAATGTTCCCAAATAGTTAGTTGAATTATATTACAATAGAACCACCATCATCCTTGAGATACACCTGTAGTTGTGCGATGATTGAGAAGGATCTGAATGGGCGTAATATTTTGGAATGTCCTCAAGGAGTGGAGGTTCCTAGGCATTCTAAGGGGGGCTTGAGGTGGCAAATCCAAAGACGGAAAAAGTGTGCAAGATATTTTCAGAAGTCCTTGCTGTTGAACCTGTTGACTTGAACGATAACTTTTTCAGTCTAGGTGGTGACTCACGGAAGGCTGTACAGCTTATAAACAGGGTAATACAGGAGTTCAAAATTTCATTACCCATGGAATTGTTTTTCCAAACTCCTTCCCCACAAGGGCTGTGTGACATCTTAAGCGGAAAAAACATTGCGATCGACAGGATCGTTGTTAGGATGGCTCGAGGCAGAAATTACGCACCGGTTTTTTTAGTACATCCTTTGGACGGATACGTATCACCCTACGCTCATCTGGCAATGATTTTGGGAGTCGCTGGGCATCCCGTATATGGCTTTCAAGCAACCGGCCTAAAATCACTGAGTTCAGAAACTATTGAAAGCATTGCAGAAAAGTATGTGCAGGAGCTAAAGACTATTTTCCCTCGTGGTCCGTACATCGTCCTCGGATGGTCTCTAGGCGGAATAATTGCATACGAGATGACTAAGCAATTGGAGTGTATGGGGGAACGTGAGGTTTTTTTAGTTATACTGGATACGCCGCCTAGTGCGCCGAGTGAGCCGGAATCCGAGCCGAGACTGATTCAGTTGCTTGATTCTTTTGATTGGCATGGTATCGACCGCGATGCTCTGTTGCGAATGAATGAGGATGAAGCATTTATTCATGCATTGGAGGAGGCGAAGTCCCAAAACATCGTTCCACAGTCGTTAGGATTAGAGCTTTTCAAACATATGGCCGACATTGTCGTGAACTTGGATCGAGCGCTCTCTCGGCACCGTACATCTGGAAAAATAAAGTCCAACATCAATCTTTACGTTTCTTCTGAGCCTATGCCGCCGCCGTACAACGGCACATTGGTTGACCCCGCTGCTTGGAACGATAGAACCGAAGGAAAGGTAAATGTCATGAAATTGCCGGGGAACCATCTGACATTGGTAACTTATCCGAATGTCATTATCCTCGGTGAGATGCTTACTGAGTTTTTAAGAAACTCAAAGCTTGCATCCGACCAGCCCCATGCGAATGGCCTTTTGGGAGGAGGGAGGACGAATGAGTGAAACAGGTCTAGCCAAACCCAATTTGTTCATCGTTGGGGCTGCAAAATCAGCCACAACAAGCTTGGCATATGCGCTAGCAAGACACTCACAAATTTTCATGAAGGTTAAGGAACCCCATTATTTTCCTACAAAGCATAGAGTGTATCCTGTCGGTGGACCGCCTGGAACTACTAAACCAATTTTCAATCTTGAGTGCTACCTTAAGCTGTACTCCGAAGCCCAAAACGAAAAGTACCTGCTTGATGCGACGGTTGAACATCTTTATTATAACGCTTGCGCGCGCGATATCTATGAGTTTAACAACGATGCGAAAATATTAATTATCTTAAGGAATCCTATTGATCGGGCTTTTTCGAGCTATAAGCACGTGTTGCGAGACGGGAGGGAAAAGTTGTCCTTTGAGGAAAGTTTGGCGTTGGAAGAAGAGAGAATCAAAGCGAACTGGGGGACTATTTGGCGGTTTAAAGATGTAGGTTTGTACTACGAGAGTGTTAAAACCTACCTTGACGTTTTTGACTCGAAGGCGAAAGTCATTCTGACCGACGAATTTGAACATGACCAAAAGCGAGTTCTGGAAGACATTTTTACTTGGTTGGGTCTCGAGTTTGAACCTGTGGAGAGTGAGACTCGATACAATGTCAGCGGAATCCCGACTTTCAGACTCAAACTAATAAATAAAATGCGCTCAACTCCAATATTAAACAAACTACTTGAAGTGGTGGTATCTGAAACACAGTACGAGGCATTTGAGAGGGCGAACGTGAAACCTGTCGTCATGAAGCCAGAAACACGCGAGTACCTTAGGAGTTATTTTAGAGACAATTTAGAGAAATTGGGCCCATTAATTAATAAGGATCTGTCGAGCTGGAATTCCTCTTAAGTGAAAGGGACCAGCGATAATTCGAGTGTACAGGGAGAGGCAACAAATGGTCGTATCACTGATGCAAGTAATGTCGAGACTGCGGGCAATCCCAAGGAATCGAAGTACGTTAATCGTTGGGATTGACGGCCCGAGCGCCTCTGGTAAAAGCTCAATAGCCTTAAAGCTGAAGGAGTTGGATAACGGAGTAACGATCGTCCAAATGGACGACTTCTACCGGCCTTCAATGGAACGCACTATCCATCATGAGGAAGTTGGGGGGAATTTCGATTGGAAAAGGTTACTTGAACAGGTGCTGGCGCCTCTAAATAGAAACGAAACCGGTAGATATCAGCGTTATGATTGGGAAGCCGATAACTTGGCAGAATGGCACGATGTACCTGCAGGTGGAATCGTCATCGTCGAAGGTTGTTTTTCGGTGAGAAACGAATTGATGTCTTTTTATGATGCTCGCTTTTGGGTGCACAGTCCTACACAGGTTTGTCTTGAACGAGTTATTCAACGTGAGAAAAACGGGGCTGGAAACAGGCAGGCATGGGAGAACCAATATCGTCCAGAGGAGGAAAAATATATTAATGTTCAAAGGCCTCATAGAAACGCAGATATAGTCATCGACGGTACAGGCAAGATCGGGGATCTTTCTCACTATGAAGTCAACGTCATTCGTGCTGATGACGGGTGGTTTTATTTCTAACTGAAACCCCGACAAATCACAATTTCCCCTCACGTCTCTGCAAACTCCGCAACCTAGGGAACGGAGATTAACCCACGTGCTGTTGGTCGTGAAATGGTTCGGTGGCTCGTACTGAAAGGCACATCCCGAAACAATGGAATTAACTGGATTCAAACTAAATACCGCCGCTCATGCGACGAGAAACAAGTGGGGAAAGAGTTGATGGAATATTTCGTTGTTCAATTGCCGGATCTTTTGGATCAACGCATCATCGCAAATTCATTGCCCTATATTTCGCCTGAGCAGCAGGCTAAAGTCGAGAGTTTTCGCCATATCGGTGATGCTTTTCGGTGTCTCACAGGCGATCTCTTGATCCGAGTCATCATTTGTGAAAAGTTCAAGGTGTCAAACCAAGAGTTGAAATTTGAACGTAATTCATACGGAAAGCCATTTTGGCGCGAACACCCAGACTTTCAGTTCAGCGTTTCCCATTCTGGACAGTTAGTTGTGTGTGCCACACATGACAAAGAGATTGGTATCGATGTAGAACAGGTCAAAGCCGTTGACATAGATTTTGTCACCACTTGCTTGTCGGAACGAGAAATGATTGGCGCTCTTCAAAAAGAGGGATATGATTTATACGATTATTTTTGTGATTTGTGGATCGCGAAGGAAAGTTATGTTAAGGCTTTGGGAAAAGGTATGTTCAAATCTTTTGACTCATTTTCTGTAAAGTTATGCAGCAATGATACAATCACGATCCTCGACCGGCATGAGGAAATCGCCAGTAACTTCCTTTGTAAGAGATACC
This genomic interval from Sulfobacillus thermosulfidooxidans DSM 9293 contains the following:
- a CDS encoding thioesterase domain-containing protein; the protein is MANPKTEKVCKIFSEVLAVEPVDLNDNFFSLGGDSRKAVQLINRVIQEFKISLPMELFFQTPSPQGLCDILSGKNIAIDRIVVRMARGRNYAPVFLVHPLDGYVSPYAHLAMILGVAGHPVYGFQATGLKSLSSETIESIAEKYVQELKTIFPRGPYIVLGWSLGGIIAYEMTKQLECMGEREVFLVILDTPPSAPSEPESEPRLIQLLDSFDWHGIDRDALLRMNEDEAFIHALEEAKSQNIVPQSLGLELFKHMADIVVNLDRALSRHRTSGKIKSNINLYVSSEPMPPPYNGTLVDPAAWNDRTEGKVNVMKLPGNHLTLVTYPNVIILGEMLTEFLRNSKLASDQPHANGLLGGGRTNE
- a CDS encoding sulfotransferase family protein, producing MSETGLAKPNLFIVGAAKSATTSLAYALARHSQIFMKVKEPHYFPTKHRVYPVGGPPGTTKPIFNLECYLKLYSEAQNEKYLLDATVEHLYYNACARDIYEFNNDAKILIILRNPIDRAFSSYKHVLRDGREKLSFEESLALEEERIKANWGTIWRFKDVGLYYESVKTYLDVFDSKAKVILTDEFEHDQKRVLEDIFTWLGLEFEPVESETRYNVSGIPTFRLKLINKMRSTPILNKLLEVVVSETQYEAFERANVKPVVMKPETREYLRSYFRDNLEKLGPLINKDLSSWNSS
- a CDS encoding uridine kinase family protein, with the translated sequence MVVSLMQVMSRLRAIPRNRSTLIVGIDGPSASGKSSIALKLKELDNGVTIVQMDDFYRPSMERTIHHEEVGGNFDWKRLLEQVLAPLNRNETGRYQRYDWEADNLAEWHDVPAGGIVIVEGCFSVRNELMSFYDARFWVHSPTQVCLERVIQREKNGAGNRQAWENQYRPEEEKYINVQRPHRNADIVIDGTGKIGDLSHYEVNVIRADDGWFYF
- a CDS encoding 4'-phosphopantetheinyl transferase family protein, whose amino-acid sequence is MGKELMEYFVVQLPDLLDQRIIANSLPYISPEQQAKVESFRHIGDAFRCLTGDLLIRVIICEKFKVSNQELKFERNSYGKPFWREHPDFQFSVSHSGQLVVCATHDKEIGIDVEQVKAVDIDFVTTCLSEREMIGALQKEGYDLYDYFCDLWIAKESYVKALGKGMFKSFDSFSVKLCSNDTITILDRHEEIASNFLCKRYRVSQNYRVALCAACSSYDEFPDFPTHLSFHSIYNRFDVRAEYP